The following coding sequences are from one Lemur catta isolate mLemCat1 chromosome 16, mLemCat1.pri, whole genome shotgun sequence window:
- the MEP1B gene encoding meprin A subunit beta — MDLWSQSWFLFFNTLLVISALPTPENFDVDGGIDQDIFDINEDLGLDLFEGDIKLGAQERNSIIGEQYRWPHTIPYVLEDSLEMNAKGVILNAFERYRLKTCIDFKPWTGEPNYISVIKGSGCWSSVGNRQAGRQELSIGANCDRIATVQHEFLHALGFWHEQSRSDRDDYVSIIWDRILSGRQHNFNTYSDQVSDSLNVPYDYTSVMHYSKTAFQNGTEPTIVTRISDFEDVIGQRMDFSDSDLLKLNRLYNCSSSLSFMDSCNFELENVCGMIQSSGDSADWQRVSQVPRGPDSDHSYMGQCEGSGFFMYFDSSSVNVGATAVLESRMLYPKRGFQCLQFYLYNSGSESDQLNIYTREYSTDNVNGSLTLVEEIKDIPIGSWQLHHVTLEMTNKFRVVFEGRKGSGASLGGLSIDDINLSETRCPHHVWHIRNITQLIGSPNGTLYSPPFYSSEGYAFQIQLTLSHLTNAGIYFHLISGANDDQLQWPCPWQQATMTLLDQNPDIRQRMSNQRSITTDPFMTTDNGNYFWDSPSKVGEVAFFPNGTQFRRSRGYGTSAFITHERLNSRDFIKGNDVYILLTVEDISHLNSTPTQPTPTPSIKDLCLELTCENDGVCAVRDDKAECRCPSGDDWWYIGERCEKRGSTRDTIIIAVSSTVAVFAVMLAITLVSVYCTRRKYLKRTSSNTANTTPKNVS, encoded by the exons ATGGATTTATGGAGTCAGTCATGGTTTCTGTTCTTTAACACTCTTCTTGTGATTTCTGCCTTG CCAACTCCAGAAAACTTTG ATGTAGATGGTGGAATTGACCAGGATATATTTGATATCAATGAag ATTTGGGACTGGATCTTTTTGAGGGAGATATCAAACTTGGG GCACAAGAAAGAAATTCCATCATTGGAGAACAATATAGATGGCCTCATACCATTCCTTATGTTCTAGAAGATAGCTTGG aAATGAATGCTAAGGGAGTTATCCTCAATGCGTTTGAACGCTATCGCCTAAAAACATGTATCGACTTTAAGCCTTGGACTGGAGAACCTAACTATATATCAGTGATCAAAGGTAGTGG CTGCTGGTCTTCAGTAGGAAACAGGCAGGCTGGGAGGCAAGAACTTTCCATCGGAGCGAACTGCGACCGAATAGCAACGGTTCAGCACGAGTTCCTCCACGCGCTGGGATTCTGGCATGAGCAGTCGCGTTCTGATCGGGATGACTATGTCTCCATAATTTGGGACAGAATTCTGTCAG GCAGACAGCACAATTTTAACACCTATAGTGACCAGGTATCAGATTCCCTGAACGTTCCCTACGATTACACTTCCGTCATGCACTACAGTAAAACTGCATTCCAGAATGGAACGGAGCCGACCATCGTAACAAGAATCTCAGACTTCGAGGATGTGATCGGCCAACGGATGGATTTCAGTGACTCTGATCTCTTGAAGTTGAATCGACTGTATAATTGCT cctcttCCTTGAGTTTTATGGACTCGTGCAATTTTGAACTGGAAAACGTGTGTGGAATGATCCAAAGTTCAGGAGATAGTGCTGACTGGCAACGGGTTTCACAGGTTCCCAGGGGGCCAGACAGCGATCACTCCTACATGGGCCAGTGCGAAG GTTCTGGTTTCTTCATGTATTTCGACAGTAGCTCTGTAAATGTGGGGGCCACGGCAGTGCTGGAAAGTAGAATGCTGTACCCTAAGAGAGGATTTCAGTGcttgcaattttatttatataacagtGGAAGTGAAAGTGACCAACTGAACATCTACACCAGGGAGTATTCTACAGACAATGTGAATGGCAGTTTAACGCTTGTGGAAGAGATTAAAG ACATACCCATTGGGAGCTGGCAGCTTCACCACGTTACACTGGAAATGACCAACAAGTTTAGAGTGGTGTTTGAAGGACGCAAAGGCTCTGGTGCATCATTGGGTGGTCTGTCCATAGATGACATCAATCTTTCAGAAACACGGTGCCCTCATCATGTCTGGCATATAAGGAATATCACACAGCTCATTGGCAGCCCAAATGGAACTCTATATAGCCCTCCGTTTTATTCTTCTGAAGGTTATGCCTTTCAGATTCAGTTGACTCTAAGCCATTTGACTAATGCAGGGATATATTTCCACTTGATCTCTGGAGCCAATGATGATCAATTACAGTGGCCGTGTCCTTGGCAACAAGCCACGATGACACTCTTGGATCAAAATCCTGACATTCGACAGCGTATGTCCAACCAGCGGAGTATAACTACAGACCCATTCATGACCACCG ATAATGGAAACTATTTTTGGGACAGCCCTTCCAAAGTGGGAGAAGTGGCTTTCTTTCCTAATGGAACCCAGTTTAGAAGAAGTAGGGGCTATGGAACCAGTGCCTTTATAACCCATGAGAGGCTGAACAGCAGagattttataaaaggaaatgatGTTTATATTCTCCTGACAGTGGAAG ACATATCTCACCTCAATTCTACACCAACCCAGCCGACACCAACCC CTAGCATCAAAGACCTGTGCTTGGAACTCACCTGTGAGAATGATGGCGTCTGTGCTGTTCGAGATGACAAAGCTGAATGCAG GTGCCCGTCGGGAGACGACTGGTGGTACATAGGAGAAAGGTGTGAAAAGAGAGGTTCCACCAGGGACACCATCATCATTGCTGTTTCTTCTACTGTTGCTGTGTTCGCTGTGATGCTGGCCATCACCCTTGTGAGTGTCTATTGTACCAGGAGGAAATATCTTAAAAGGACAAGTTCAAATACAGCAAATACGACTCCGAAAAATGTAAGTTGA